The genome window TCCTGACGCCTAATTTACAGCCTGACGAATTCCTAAAGGTAGTTTTTGATGACCTGGGAATTCCTATACAAGCAGATTCCAAACACGAACTTCTAAAAAAATTCAGAGATTTCCTTGAAGAAAAAGTTAAAGAAGGCAAAAGAGTTATGATTATTGTTGATGAAGCCCAAAATTTACCTGTTGAAACACTGGAAGAACTCAGACTACTTTCCAATCTTGAAACCGAAAATGAAAAACTGGTTCAGATAATATTACTGGGACAACCTGAACTGGATAAAAAATTAAAACTCCCTGAGTTGAGACAGTTAAATCAGAGAATAACTAACAAAATAAAATTATTTCCCCTTTCTGAAGATGAAACATTCCGATATATATACCATCGTCTTGCTATAGCAGGTAAAGGTAATATCAAATTTGATGACAAGGCAATCAAAAGAATACATAAGTATTCCAAAGGCATTCCCAGACTAATCAATATACTTGCTTCCCGTTCTTTAATGTCAGCATTTATGTTAGGTTCTTTTGTAATTAAACCTGAGAATGTTGATGCAGCAAAGGAAACTCTTAATCCAGATATGGTTGCAGGAAATTCGATAGACTATTTTACAAAAAACAAGGTACTTATCTACGCATTGATAATTGCCAACATTCTGGGTATTATGTATTTAATTTATAAACTCTTCATAGAGGGATAAATGGAAAAGGAAGTCAAAAAAGTAAAATCCATAAAAGGAAGTCTAAGAGTTCCTTCTGATAAATCCATCTCACATAGAGCAATTATAATCACTTCCCTTGCAGAAGGCATAAGCACTGTAAAAAATTTTCTCAGAGCAGGAGATACATTAACAACTCTTAATGTATATAGGAAATTAGGTATCAAAATAGAAGATGAAAATCAGGTTTTGAAAGTCCATGGAAAAGGTTTAAAAGGGCTTGCCGAACCTGATGATATTCTTGATATGGGTAATTCAGGAACAACAACAAGGCTAACTATGGGTGTTCTCGCAGGACAAGATTTATTTGCTGTAATGACAGGAGACGACAGCCTAAGAAAAAGACCCATGGGAAGGGTAATAAAACCTTTATCACAGATGAATGCAATTTTATACGGAAGAAATAATAATAGCCTCCTTCCTGTTGCAATAAAAGGAAATAGACTTAAAGGATTAAAATTCTTTAATGAAAAAACAAGTGCACAGGTTAAGTCTGCCCTTTTACTGGCAGGACTTAACGCCGAAGGAGAAACTATCGTTGAAGAACCTGTTAAATCAAGAGACCATACTGAAAAAATGCTTCTATCTATGGGAGCAGATATAAAAATAGAGGAAAACAATATTTACAAAGTCAGCATAAAATCTGGAAAATCTTTATCTCCAATAGAAATAGATGTTCCGGCAGACCCCTCTTCAGCAGCATTTTTTGCAGCTGCAGCTGTGATTGTTCCTGGTTCTGAACTTACTCTTAAAGATGTTTTAATTAATCCAACAAGAGATGGATTTTTCAGAAAACTAAAGGAAATGGGAGCAGATATAGA of Persephonella sp. IF05-L8 contains these proteins:
- the aroA gene encoding 3-phosphoshikimate 1-carboxyvinyltransferase, whose translation is MEKEVKKVKSIKGSLRVPSDKSISHRAIIITSLAEGISTVKNFLRAGDTLTTLNVYRKLGIKIEDENQVLKVHGKGLKGLAEPDDILDMGNSGTTTRLTMGVLAGQDLFAVMTGDDSLRKRPMGRVIKPLSQMNAILYGRNNNSLLPVAIKGNRLKGLKFFNEKTSAQVKSALLLAGLNAEGETIVEEPVKSRDHTEKMLLSMGADIKIEENNIYKVSIKSGKSLSPIEIDVPADPSSAAFFAAAAVIVPGSELTLKDVLINPTRDGFFRKLKEMGADIEYTNIREKAGEHIADIIVKYSPDLKGIKIKKEDIASMVDEIPVLAIVATQAEGETVITGAEELRVKESDRIKAVVENFKRLGLQIEELPDGMIISGKQKIKGGVVDSYKDHRIAMAFSILGLISEEGIKIKDADCAYISYPTFYEDLQSVIQK
- a CDS encoding AAA family ATPase; its protein translation is MTYLEFFGLKEDPFKITPDHKYFYPSRAHRIADDLLKYVVKHGEGFCVITGEPGTGKTTVIRKFISSLKDNIIYALILTPNLQPDEFLKVVFDDLGIPIQADSKHELLKKFRDFLEEKVKEGKRVMIIVDEAQNLPVETLEELRLLSNLETENEKLVQIILLGQPELDKKLKLPELRQLNQRITNKIKLFPLSEDETFRYIYHRLAIAGKGNIKFDDKAIKRIHKYSKGIPRLINILASRSLMSAFMLGSFVIKPENVDAAKETLNPDMVAGNSIDYFTKNKVLIYALIIANILGIMYLIYKLFIEG